A genomic segment from Planctomycetota bacterium encodes:
- a CDS encoding prepilin-type N-terminal cleavage/methylation domain-containing protein → MRNRNRAFTLVELLVVIMIIGMLIGILLPAVFGALDEARKSQCQNNLKQIGTACSTYASSNRMMWPDAFVTASKNWDLVGKTRTDWWFPTPPAVPVPPADVGAGTVVESNAASLWALIISANMSPEVFICPAQGMHSPETRVTESLYGTLRDFVNEYSVSYSYQNQLGTYRLTSTTGRASSMAAGADGNPQRRDYFKATTATGTKLATNGLTDNKLLEKPTFQGQEEHIQKWNVALGVAGITKAWQLNSPNHKFKGQNVLYLDGHVAWSTHPYCGPNWDNIWIARKTVAAPTALDPNTLTTLTQYDDDATYNGTSVSAVSDDSFLVP, encoded by the coding sequence ATGAGAAACAGAAATAGAGCGTTTACGTTGGTTGAACTCCTGGTGGTCATCATGATCATCGGGATGCTCATCGGGATTCTGCTCCCGGCCGTGTTCGGCGCTTTGGATGAGGCGAGAAAGTCCCAGTGCCAGAACAATCTGAAACAGATCGGCACGGCGTGCAGCACGTATGCCTCGTCGAACCGGATGATGTGGCCGGACGCCTTCGTAACGGCATCGAAGAACTGGGACCTGGTGGGAAAAACGCGGACTGATTGGTGGTTCCCGACGCCTCCCGCCGTGCCGGTGCCCCCTGCCGACGTGGGGGCGGGCACGGTCGTGGAGTCGAACGCGGCCAGTCTGTGGGCGCTGATCATCTCGGCCAACATGTCGCCGGAGGTGTTCATCTGCCCGGCCCAGGGCATGCATTCGCCCGAGACGCGGGTCACCGAATCACTGTATGGCACGTTGCGCGACTTCGTCAACGAGTACTCGGTCAGTTACTCGTATCAGAATCAGTTGGGAACATATCGGTTGACCTCGACCACGGGGCGGGCGTCCAGCATGGCGGCGGGCGCCGACGGCAACCCCCAGCGCCGCGATTACTTCAAGGCGACCACGGCGACGGGCACCAAACTGGCGACGAACGGCCTGACGGACAATAAACTGCTTGAGAAGCCGACCTTCCAGGGGCAGGAAGAGCATATCCAGAAATGGAATGTCGCGCTCGGTGTCGCCGGCATCACCAAAGCCTGGCAACTCAACAGCCCGAACCACAAGTTCAAGGGCCAGAACGTCCTGTACCTGGACGGCCACGTCGCCTGGTCGACCCATCCGTACTGCGGGCCGAACTGGGACAACATCTGGATCGCCCGCAAGACGGTCGCCGCCCCGACCGCCCTCGACCCCAACACCCTCACAACACTGACTCAGTACGACGACGACGCCACCTACAACGGGACGAGCGTGTCGGCTGTCAGCGACGATTCGTTCCTCGTGCCGTAA
- a CDS encoding beta-ketoacyl-[acyl-carrier-protein] synthase family protein, producing the protein MKRRVVITGIGSVTPLGLTLEETWQGLLAGKSGIGPIRLFDASTFPTTFAAQVPDFDLAPYVKDPAPYAKAGRNVRFAMAAARMAFDDAGLAPSDVDRSRFGIYMGSGEGILDFDNLVASIARGTQEDGRVDIAPFAEFGLRAYDGLRELEQEPNMPANHLAAEYGLAGPTYSCLTACAASTQAVGEAMDLLRTGRVDRMLAGGTHSMIHPLGVTGFNLLTAISTEPKNEPWRASRPFDRDRGGFVLGEGSTIMVLEELEAARKRGARILAEMVGFGTSADAYRMTDIHPEGRGPAEAMRLALADARVGPDAIDYISAHGTGTTENDKVETLAVKLVFGDAAPRVPISSVKSMLGHLIAAAGATELATCVLAIRDQILPPTINLDTPDPECDLDYVPNRARRAKVEVCLSNSFGFGGQNDSLVVRRFIP; encoded by the coding sequence ATGAAACGACGCGTCGTCATCACGGGCATCGGAAGCGTCACGCCGCTCGGCCTGACGCTGGAGGAGACGTGGCAGGGCCTCCTGGCCGGCAAGAGCGGCATCGGGCCGATCCGCCTCTTCGACGCCTCGACGTTTCCGACGACGTTCGCCGCCCAGGTGCCCGACTTCGACCTCGCGCCGTACGTGAAGGACCCGGCGCCCTATGCGAAGGCCGGCCGGAACGTGCGGTTCGCGATGGCGGCCGCGCGGATGGCCTTCGACGACGCCGGCCTCGCGCCGAGCGACGTCGACCGCAGCCGCTTCGGCATCTACATGGGCAGCGGCGAGGGCATCCTGGATTTCGACAACCTGGTGGCCTCGATCGCCCGCGGCACGCAAGAGGACGGGCGCGTCGACATCGCCCCCTTCGCCGAGTTCGGCCTCCGGGCCTATGACGGCCTCAGGGAACTCGAACAGGAACCCAACATGCCCGCCAACCACCTGGCTGCCGAGTACGGCCTGGCGGGGCCGACGTATTCCTGCCTGACGGCCTGCGCCGCCAGCACCCAGGCCGTCGGCGAAGCCATGGACCTCCTGCGCACCGGACGCGTCGACCGGATGCTGGCGGGCGGCACGCACTCGATGATCCACCCGCTCGGCGTCACAGGCTTCAACCTCCTGACGGCCATCTCCACGGAGCCGAAGAACGAGCCCTGGCGCGCCAGCCGGCCTTTCGACCGCGACCGCGGCGGGTTCGTCCTCGGCGAAGGTTCGACCATCATGGTCCTGGAGGAACTCGAGGCGGCCCGGAAACGCGGCGCACGCATCCTCGCCGAAATGGTCGGCTTCGGAACGAGCGCCGACGCCTACCGCATGACCGACATCCACCCCGAAGGGCGCGGACCGGCGGAGGCGATGCGCCTCGCCCTCGCGGACGCACGCGTCGGACCCGACGCCATCGACTACATCAGCGCCCACGGCACGGGAACCACCGAGAACGACAAGGTCGAAACCCTGGCGGTCAAACTCGTGTTCGGCGATGCGGCGCCCCGCGTGCCGATCTCCAGCGTCAAGAGCATGCTCGGCCATCTCATCGCCGCCGCGGGCGCGACCGAACTGGCGACCTGCGTCCTGGCAATCCGCGACCAAATCCTCCCCCCGACCATCAACCTCGACACGCCGGACCCCGAGTGCGACCTGGACTACGTCCCCAACCGCGCCCGCCGGGCCAAGGTCGAGGTCTGCCTGTCGAACTCGTTCGGGTTCGGCGGCCAGAATGATTCCCTGGTCGTCCGCCGCTTCATCCCGTAG
- a CDS encoding ATP-binding protein, giving the protein MDVPGISRRRALEALEQVSQMVAGDLELKAVQKSAMRAAAEAMDAEACSILLKDAAADTLRFHFADGPQANGLAAACLPINDQSIAGWVAGHGEPLLVPDAYADGRFNPAYDTQTGFQTRSLVCVPLVAKGKLLGVIQILNRRDGRLFGDEDLQLAHAVASLVAVAILNAEEHEARLQAERLATIGQTVAGTAHCIKNILAGLQAGSYIVDENLPPDADGQVRYGWGVVKSNMGFLSNIILDMLNYSRPRKPLFQPCDVGSLCEDVVRLLGEQAAAKGVALTTRAEIGTVSIDETAIRRCLINLVGNAMDAYGANGAVQVEVTRGESAGEFIISVRDNGGGIEPVAMEKIFDPFFSTKGGKGTGLGLPVTKKIVEEHGGRIHAESEQGAGTVFRLTLPTQPPTETQA; this is encoded by the coding sequence ATGGACGTACCGGGTATAAGCCGGCGGCGCGCCCTCGAGGCGCTCGAGCAGGTCAGCCAGATGGTAGCGGGCGACCTGGAGTTGAAGGCGGTACAGAAATCGGCAATGAGGGCCGCTGCCGAGGCCATGGATGCCGAGGCCTGTTCGATCCTCCTCAAGGACGCGGCGGCGGACACACTGCGTTTTCATTTCGCTGATGGCCCGCAAGCCAACGGCTTGGCTGCCGCTTGCTTGCCGATCAACGACCAGAGCATCGCCGGCTGGGTGGCAGGGCATGGCGAACCGCTTCTGGTTCCCGATGCCTATGCGGACGGCCGGTTCAATCCCGCGTACGACACGCAGACGGGGTTCCAGACCCGGTCGCTGGTGTGCGTTCCGCTCGTGGCGAAGGGCAAGTTGCTGGGCGTTATCCAGATTCTCAACCGGCGCGACGGCCGGCTGTTCGGCGATGAGGACCTGCAACTGGCGCACGCCGTGGCAAGTCTGGTGGCAGTCGCCATCCTCAACGCCGAGGAACACGAGGCGCGTCTCCAGGCTGAACGGTTGGCTACTATAGGTCAGACGGTGGCCGGGACGGCTCACTGTATCAAAAATATCCTGGCCGGCCTCCAGGCAGGGTCCTACATAGTCGATGAGAACCTCCCGCCCGACGCCGACGGGCAAGTGCGGTACGGCTGGGGGGTCGTGAAGAGCAACATGGGGTTCCTGAGCAACATTATCCTCGACATGCTGAATTACTCGCGGCCGCGAAAGCCGCTTTTCCAGCCGTGCGACGTCGGGAGCCTGTGCGAGGATGTCGTCAGGCTGCTCGGCGAGCAGGCCGCAGCGAAAGGTGTGGCCCTGACGACGAGGGCCGAGATCGGCACGGTCAGCATCGACGAGACAGCCATTCGCCGATGCCTCATCAACCTCGTGGGGAACGCAATGGACGCATACGGAGCCAACGGCGCCGTGCAAGTTGAGGTGACGCGGGGAGAATCGGCCGGCGAGTTTATCATTAGCGTGCGGGACAATGGGGGTGGCATCGAGCCCGTGGCGATGGAAAAGATTTTTGACCCCTTCTTCTCCACGAAGGGCGGAAAAGGAACGGGGCTCGGCCTTCCGGTGACCAAGAAAATCGTCGAGGAACACGGTGGGCGCATCCACGCGGAGTCGGAACAGGGAGCCGGGACGGTCTTCCGGCTGACACTGCCGACGCAGCCCCCCACGGAAACGCAGGCGTGA
- a CDS encoding GH3 auxin-responsive promoter family protein, giving the protein MTTPLAIRLRRLVWVPLRLKTHRQIRRWIQNVHRTPEVQARLLGRLLESAAETAFGRDFRLPGARTIQDLRSALPIAGYERVAPYVERVTLGETEALFPRGTRVHMFALTSGTTGTPKRIPVTDALLKDYREGWQIWGVRALEDHYDAFGARVLQITSRMDEQATPAGIPAGAMSGLTAAAQPPTVRWLYVMPPEAAYAGDTTSKYYLACRLGLQHRRVLPITANPSTLLGLARAMDERKEELLRDLADGTLTADLALDPARRRRIECRLKADPRRARALAAGADASGRLFPKDAWEVPLIGTWKGGTLSLYLREMPRYWGDAPTRDIGLIASEGRFSIPLQTEGSAGVLEVTGTFYEFVPETEMDSADPPALLAHETEVGQKYFLILTNPAGLFRYHLGDVVEVVDRVGPAPVIRFLNRGQHVSNLTGEKLTEFQVTTATNGAIERLGLAVRNYCLCPSWDAVPYYSLLVEEDEADPDGARRLASEVDARLRAINIEYETKRRSGRLGAVRVKTIPRGAWRRFDADAVEARSGRVEQYKHKFLVNDVDFDRGFAVCACFGPHAERTGE; this is encoded by the coding sequence ATGACGACACCGCTTGCGATACGACTGCGGCGTCTGGTGTGGGTGCCCCTGCGCTTGAAGACCCACCGCCAGATACGCCGATGGATCCAGAACGTCCACCGGACTCCTGAGGTGCAGGCGCGGCTGCTGGGTCGGCTGCTGGAGTCGGCGGCGGAGACGGCGTTCGGGCGCGATTTCCGCCTCCCCGGCGCCCGCACCATCCAGGACCTGCGCTCCGCCCTGCCCATCGCCGGCTACGAACGCGTCGCACCCTACGTCGAGCGCGTGACGCTCGGCGAGACGGAGGCGCTTTTCCCTCGCGGCACGCGGGTCCACATGTTCGCCCTGACGAGCGGCACGACGGGGACGCCCAAGAGGATCCCCGTCACCGACGCGCTGCTGAAGGATTACCGCGAGGGCTGGCAGATCTGGGGCGTCCGCGCCCTCGAGGACCACTACGACGCCTTCGGCGCGCGCGTCCTCCAGATCACCAGCCGCATGGACGAGCAGGCCACCCCCGCGGGGATTCCGGCCGGGGCGATGTCGGGCCTGACGGCCGCGGCCCAGCCCCCCACCGTCCGCTGGCTCTACGTCATGCCGCCCGAAGCCGCTTACGCCGGCGACACCACGAGCAAGTACTATCTCGCCTGCCGCCTCGGCCTCCAGCACCGGCGCGTCCTGCCGATCACCGCCAATCCGAGCACCCTGCTCGGCCTGGCGCGCGCGATGGACGAACGCAAGGAAGAACTCCTGCGCGACCTGGCGGACGGGACGCTGACGGCCGACCTGGCGCTCGATCCCGCGCGGCGCCGGCGCATCGAGTGCCGCTTGAAGGCCGACCCCCGCCGCGCGCGGGCTCTCGCGGCCGGCGCCGACGCCTCCGGCCGCCTCTTCCCGAAGGACGCGTGGGAGGTTCCACTCATCGGGACCTGGAAGGGCGGGACGCTGAGCCTCTACCTGCGCGAGATGCCGCGATACTGGGGCGACGCGCCCACGCGGGACATCGGCCTGATTGCCTCCGAGGGGCGCTTCTCCATCCCGCTCCAGACCGAAGGCAGCGCGGGCGTCCTCGAGGTCACGGGAACCTTCTACGAGTTCGTCCCGGAGACCGAGATGGACTCGGCCGACCCGCCGGCGCTTCTGGCCCACGAAACGGAAGTCGGCCAAAAATACTTCCTCATCCTGACGAACCCGGCCGGCCTGTTCCGCTACCACCTCGGCGACGTGGTGGAGGTGGTGGACCGCGTCGGGCCGGCTCCCGTCATCCGCTTCCTGAACCGCGGCCAGCACGTCTCGAACCTGACGGGCGAAAAGTTGACGGAGTTCCAGGTGACGACGGCGACGAACGGCGCGATCGAACGCCTCGGACTGGCCGTCCGAAACTACTGCCTCTGCCCCTCCTGGGACGCCGTCCCGTACTACAGCCTCCTGGTGGAGGAGGACGAGGCGGACCCCGACGGGGCGCGGCGTCTGGCCTCAGAGGTTGACGCCCGCCTGCGGGCGATTAACATAGAGTATGAGACGAAGCGCCGGAGCGGCCGGCTGGGGGCGGTGCGCGTGAAAACGATCCCGCGCGGGGCGTGGCGGCGATTCGACGCCGACGCCGTCGAGGCCCGCAGCGGACGCGTCGAACAGTACAAGCACAAGTTTCTCGTCAACGACGTGGATTTCGACCGGGGGTTCGCGGTGTGCGCCTGTTTCGGCCCGCACGCGGAAAGGACGGGCGAGTGA
- a CDS encoding cyclic nucleotide-binding domain-containing protein codes for MDILEQLRSHPLFTTFTPEALAEAVRAGTAATYEPGDVCIHGGAAGEIFGVLISGRLEAVRGLGTASRETLGSIEPGECFG; via the coding sequence ATGGACATCCTCGAGCAGTTGCGGTCGCATCCGCTGTTCACAACCTTCACGCCGGAAGCGCTGGCCGAGGCCGTGCGCGCCGGCACGGCCGCCACCTACGAACCGGGCGACGTCTGCATCCACGGCGGCGCGGCGGGCGAGATTTTCGGCGTCTTGATTTCGGGCCGCCTCGAGGCCGTCCGCGGGCTCGGGACGGCGTCACGGGAGACGCTCGGCTCCATCGAGCCGGGCGAATGCTTCGGCG
- a CDS encoding DUF362 domain-containing protein, producing the protein MARVTIYEAQYAGVADAVERAFDAFPLQVAGKTVLVKPNILGAVEPERHVCTHPSVVRAAVEALERRGAGRVLVGDNSGMRAYGSNEHAARVAGILEAAGERYVNLGASPVATAVKSAFAETLAFSREVLESDLIVNLPKMKTHVATGITGAVKNTFGHLVGGEKTRLHREARGPENFARAVVDVFAVRPPDLSILDAVVAMEGQGPSGGRPREVGRILASDSAVALDAVMAAMMGLEPASVPMLRIAAARGLGPIDLEKIQIEGPFEAVPRFKVPAIGMGLGTAVSRLAAMILVTQPKVRMKKCVKCGSCAEACPVEAIAMTDSGPVIDYRRCIACFCCHEMCRYEAMTLSRRMRLFHARRR; encoded by the coding sequence GTGGCGCGCGTCACGATCTACGAGGCCCAGTACGCCGGCGTCGCCGACGCCGTCGAACGCGCTTTCGACGCCTTTCCCCTCCAGGTCGCGGGCAAGACGGTTCTCGTCAAACCGAACATTCTCGGCGCCGTCGAACCGGAGCGGCACGTGTGCACGCATCCGAGCGTCGTGCGCGCGGCTGTCGAGGCCCTGGAGCGCCGCGGCGCGGGCCGCGTCCTCGTCGGCGACAACTCCGGCATGCGGGCCTACGGTTCGAACGAGCATGCCGCCCGCGTCGCCGGCATCCTGGAGGCCGCCGGCGAGCGATACGTGAACCTCGGCGCTTCGCCCGTCGCGACGGCCGTCAAGAGCGCGTTCGCCGAGACGCTCGCCTTCTCGCGCGAAGTCCTCGAATCGGACCTCATCGTCAACCTGCCCAAGATGAAGACCCACGTCGCCACGGGCATTACCGGCGCGGTGAAGAACACGTTCGGCCACCTGGTGGGGGGCGAGAAGACGCGGCTCCACCGCGAGGCGCGGGGGCCCGAGAACTTCGCCCGGGCCGTCGTTGACGTCTTCGCCGTCCGCCCGCCCGACCTTTCGATTCTCGACGCGGTGGTCGCCATGGAAGGCCAGGGGCCGTCGGGCGGCCGGCCTCGCGAGGTCGGCCGCATCCTCGCGTCCGATAGCGCGGTGGCGCTTGATGCGGTCATGGCGGCGATGATGGGCCTAGAGCCGGCGAGCGTCCCCATGCTTCGCATTGCCGCGGCGAGAGGCCTGGGGCCGATCGACCTGGAGAAGATTCAAATCGAAGGGCCGTTCGAGGCGGTCCCGCGGTTCAAGGTGCCCGCCATCGGGATGGGCCTGGGGACGGCCGTCTCGCGCCTCGCGGCGATGATTCTCGTGACGCAGCCGAAGGTCCGCATGAAGAAATGCGTAAAGTGCGGTTCGTGCGCGGAGGCGTGCCCCGTCGAGGCGATTGCGATGACGGACTCGGGGCCCGTGATTGATTATCGCCGATGCATCGCCTGCTTCTGCTGCCACGAGATGTGCCGGTACGAGGCGATGACCCTCTCGCGCCGGATGCGCCTCTTTCATGCCCGGCGGCGATAG
- a CDS encoding alpha/beta fold hydrolase — MAGILALSAWLALEAAEGPPASGETGWLGHHWLALLLVGVATAAVIAFLSMLARYLRLTVNMFLDIPLPMTASLNDYTPPDGEIVSFPSRDGHTLRGMFIDRPAGVADRGTIIFCHEYASDMLSAGRYAMPLVQAGYTVFTFDFRGHGQSSMPPHYEPRHWPSHQEVNDVLAAVAYVKTRRDIRRTGVGIFGISRGASVAAIAAALNPAVRCLVLDGTFSTDYSIEELMRRWAEIFAERVGSATHPDFVYRFFRAMTLFYVELKCRCRYPSTRKALTALGPTPALFISGERDTYVRPEQTRTLYAAKPGEKDIWICPDAKHNQAVAADPKTYAEKITSFFGRHLAGEAETAGRRAPGGDATRNGNPPSDCS; from the coding sequence GTGGCAGGAATCCTCGCATTGTCGGCGTGGCTGGCGCTGGAGGCGGCCGAGGGTCCGCCCGCCTCTGGCGAGACCGGCTGGCTGGGCCACCACTGGCTCGCGCTGCTCCTGGTCGGCGTGGCGACGGCCGCCGTCATCGCCTTCCTCTCGATGCTCGCGCGGTATCTGCGGCTGACGGTCAACATGTTCCTCGACATTCCGCTGCCGATGACGGCCAGCCTGAACGATTACACGCCCCCGGACGGCGAGATCGTCAGTTTCCCGAGCCGCGACGGCCATACGCTGCGCGGCATGTTCATCGACCGTCCGGCGGGCGTAGCAGACCGCGGCACCATCATCTTCTGCCACGAGTACGCCAGCGACATGCTCTCTGCCGGACGCTACGCCATGCCCCTCGTCCAGGCAGGGTACACCGTCTTCACATTCGACTTTCGGGGCCACGGCCAGAGTTCCATGCCGCCACACTATGAGCCGCGACACTGGCCCAGCCACCAGGAGGTGAACGACGTGTTGGCGGCCGTCGCGTACGTGAAGACGCGGCGCGACATCCGGCGAACGGGCGTCGGGATCTTCGGCATCAGCCGCGGCGCCAGCGTCGCCGCCATCGCCGCCGCCCTCAACCCCGCCGTCCGGTGTCTCGTCCTCGACGGAACCTTCTCGACGGACTACAGCATCGAAGAATTGATGAGGCGATGGGCGGAGATTTTTGCGGAGCGCGTCGGCAGCGCCACACACCCCGACTTCGTCTACCGCTTCTTTCGAGCCATGACCCTCTTCTACGTCGAACTGAAGTGCCGGTGCCGATACCCCAGCACGCGCAAGGCCCTGACGGCCCTCGGGCCGACGCCGGCGCTGTTCATCTCGGGCGAACGGGACACCTACGTTCGGCCGGAGCAGACGCGGACGCTCTACGCCGCCAAGCCCGGCGAAAAGGACATCTGGATCTGCCCCGACGCCAAGCACAACCAGGCCGTCGCGGCCGACCCGAAGACCTACGCGGAGAAGATCACGTCCTTCTTCGGCCGCCACCTGGCCGGCGAAGCCGAAACCGCCGGCCGCCGGGCACCCGGCGGCGACGCGACTCGGAACGGGAACCCGCCGAGCGATTGCTCATGA
- a CDS encoding response regulator — translation MRKALVVDDESDARTFVCTILKKDGWEVAEAENGTTGLEKAKALRPELIVLDVQMPEKDGFLMFTDLVKDPDTRDCKVIMLTGVADKVGIRFSGEEMGEFMGKEPDAYVEKPIDPDAFKRVVRRVMGER, via the coding sequence ATGAGAAAAGCACTGGTCGTGGACGACGAAAGCGACGCGCGGACCTTTGTCTGCACCATCCTGAAGAAGGACGGCTGGGAGGTTGCCGAGGCGGAAAACGGGACCACAGGCCTCGAGAAGGCCAAGGCCCTCCGCCCGGAACTGATCGTCCTCGACGTCCAGATGCCGGAGAAGGACGGGTTCCTGATGTTCACCGACCTCGTCAAAGACCCCGACACGCGCGACTGCAAGGTCATCATGCTTACCGGCGTGGCCGACAAGGTGGGGATCCGCTTCTCCGGGGAAGAAATGGGCGAGTTCATGGGCAAGGAACCCGACGCCTACGTCGAGAAGCCTATCGACCCAGACGCGTTTAAACGCGTTGTGCGCCGGGTGATGGGAGAGAGATAG
- a CDS encoding DUF1638 domain-containing protein, with protein MRLRVAACDVLRREIYWCAARAAHEVDVTLLAQGLHDNSDLCRGRLQPLIDETDPERFDALVLGYGLCNNALAGLRAGRVRLVLPRAHDCITLLVGSKERYARLFAEHPGTYWFSRGWLECHEKTGGPGAPGFEPMQKSGLGPERRATYEELVARYGEDNARYLTEFMGAWKQHYTHGALIEFEFDGGAALAEKVQAICRERGWEFLRVAGDLGLLQDGLDGRWDAQRFLVLEPGQRVRACYDDAILKAEPADASPPAECRGACS; from the coding sequence ATGCGCCTTCGCGTGGCGGCGTGCGACGTGCTTCGGCGGGAGATCTACTGGTGCGCCGCACGCGCCGCGCACGAAGTCGACGTGACGCTGCTCGCGCAGGGCCTCCACGACAACAGCGATCTGTGCCGCGGACGCCTCCAGCCCCTCATTGACGAGACGGACCCCGAGCGGTTCGATGCCCTGGTCTTGGGTTACGGCCTGTGCAATAATGCGCTCGCGGGGCTGCGGGCCGGTCGGGTGCGCCTCGTCCTCCCGCGCGCCCACGACTGCATCACGCTCCTCGTGGGCTCCAAAGAGCGCTACGCCCGCCTCTTCGCCGAGCACCCGGGCACGTACTGGTTTTCGCGCGGTTGGCTCGAGTGCCACGAAAAGACGGGCGGCCCCGGCGCGCCGGGGTTCGAGCCGATGCAAAAGAGCGGCCTGGGGCCCGAGCGTCGCGCCACTTACGAGGAACTCGTCGCGCGGTACGGCGAAGACAACGCGCGATACCTCACGGAGTTCATGGGGGCCTGGAAGCAGCACTATACCCATGGGGCGCTCATCGAGTTTGAGTTCGACGGCGGCGCGGCCCTCGCCGAGAAAGTGCAGGCCATTTGCCGGGAGCGCGGCTGGGAGTTCCTCCGCGTGGCGGGCGACCTCGGGCTCCTCCAGGACGGCCTGGACGGGCGATGGGACGCCCAGCGCTTTCTCGTCCTCGAACCGGGCCAGCGCGTCCGCGCGTGCTACGACGACGCGATCCTCAAGGCCGAGCCCGCCGACGCTTCGCCGCCGGCCGAGTGCCGGGGGGCCTGCTCATGA
- a CDS encoding class I SAM-dependent methyltransferase translates to MIQALQIIRLLGLGGALRVKRGFDKALPYVRGYATCSCLWALLETGVLDRLLASESVGVEGLVREGGLEPHVLESVLEYLDGLGLVRVEAGRARAMPKLKTLMAEPRGFFELTYAYEQILSNLPAMLRGRAKYPADVQRLGKYVGRGSGQLCRTLPYPVLADMLRRHGARRVLDLGCGDLAFLFFLCETAPDIRAIGIDADRPTVEYAKQVLAVSPHAGHIEVREADMFRLEALASEQPDVDAVTAVDTYHEYLGDGGAKVAGLLRKLRGEFPRALFYVGEFCKQPHEKLRRRPTAFLEHHLYHNLTNQTIADAETWRSIFDRAELAVVEEKVFDMVGHGYFVLR, encoded by the coding sequence ATGATCCAGGCGCTCCAGATTATCCGCCTCTTGGGCCTCGGCGGCGCGCTGCGGGTCAAGCGCGGGTTCGACAAGGCCCTGCCCTACGTCCGCGGCTACGCAACGTGCTCGTGCCTCTGGGCCCTTCTGGAGACGGGCGTCCTGGACCGTCTGCTGGCCTCCGAGTCGGTCGGCGTCGAGGGCCTCGTCCGCGAAGGGGGCCTGGAGCCGCACGTCCTCGAGAGCGTTCTGGAGTACCTGGACGGTCTCGGCCTCGTGCGCGTCGAAGCCGGCCGCGCCCGCGCCATGCCGAAACTCAAGACCCTCATGGCCGAACCGCGCGGATTTTTCGAGTTAACGTATGCCTATGAGCAGATTCTCTCGAACCTGCCGGCGATGCTGCGCGGCCGGGCGAAGTATCCGGCCGACGTGCAGCGTCTTGGCAAATACGTGGGGCGCGGGAGCGGCCAACTCTGCCGGACCCTCCCCTACCCCGTCCTGGCCGATATGCTTCGGAGGCACGGGGCACGCCGCGTCCTCGACCTTGGGTGCGGCGACCTGGCGTTCCTCTTTTTCCTCTGCGAGACGGCTCCCGACATCCGCGCGATCGGCATCGACGCGGACCGCCCGACGGTCGAGTACGCGAAGCAGGTTCTGGCCGTCTCGCCCCACGCCGGGCACATCGAGGTCCGCGAGGCCGACATGTTCCGCCTCGAAGCGCTCGCTTCGGAGCAGCCCGACGTCGACGCCGTCACCGCCGTCGACACCTACCACGAGTACCTGGGCGACGGCGGGGCGAAAGTGGCCGGCCTCCTGCGGAAACTTCGCGGCGAGTTCCCGCGCGCCCTCTTCTACGTCGGCGAGTTCTGCAAGCAGCCCCACGAAAAACTCCGACGCCGCCCCACCGCCTTCCTCGAACACCACCTCTACCACAACCTCACGAACCAGACGATCGCCGATGCCGAGACCTGGCGCAGCATCTTCGACCGCGCCGAACTCGCCGTCGTCGAGGAAAAGGTGTTCGACATGGTGGGTCACGGCTACTTCGTCCTGAGGTGA